Proteins encoded together in one Spirochaetota bacterium window:
- a CDS encoding methylenetetrahydrofolate reductase C-terminal domain-containing protein has product MPQLSEKFAGTSFIHGVELVSTRGLLSVEGEKTNAAANELMDSGLFDFISITDNPGGNPMLSPEVLGKPLLAKGHNVNIHMACKDRNRNGLEMRAWQLASDGFNNILALTGDYPAPGYRGVARPVFDIDAVALTKMYMDMNAGLEVPSMKKDAPPSRLSKTNFFVSAAVSPFKKHEGEYMSQLFKMEKKIRAGASFFLLQLGYDVRKWAELLTYNRMRNITTPMIANIYLLTKGVAKVFHDERIAGCNVSPALLQAASKAAESPDKGKAFFLEFAAKQWAVAKGLGFRGVYIGGTHKLDEVRKIKEMAEKFSPNDWKGFYKELSYPLPGEFYLFKTDDALMPKQEYVDSYTRSKKAIRRFFRVIITEPIIYRISRVVHFFLFKKWSPFYHLMRLFYRIIDKKTPIEKFFHFGEHISKAALYGCHDCGDCSLTEIAYLCPEEKCSKNQRNGPCGGSRKGKCEVDDKKCIWLRAYRRLKPHNEEREPYDGPIVICDAKFRNTSGWQNFYLGRDHSR; this is encoded by the coding sequence ATGCCGCAGCTATCAGAAAAATTCGCAGGCACTTCGTTCATTCACGGGGTCGAACTCGTGAGCACCCGCGGCCTACTTTCCGTGGAAGGCGAGAAAACGAACGCCGCTGCGAATGAGCTTATGGATTCGGGGCTGTTCGATTTCATCAGTATAACCGATAACCCCGGCGGCAATCCCATGCTCTCTCCCGAAGTGCTCGGTAAGCCGCTCCTTGCGAAAGGCCATAACGTCAACATTCACATGGCATGCAAGGACAGGAATCGCAACGGGCTTGAGATGCGCGCCTGGCAGCTCGCGAGCGACGGGTTCAATAATATCCTTGCGCTCACCGGCGATTATCCCGCACCGGGGTATCGCGGTGTTGCGCGTCCCGTGTTCGACATCGATGCGGTGGCGCTCACGAAAATGTACATGGATATGAACGCCGGCCTTGAGGTGCCGTCGATGAAGAAGGATGCGCCCCCCTCGCGGCTGTCGAAAACGAACTTCTTCGTGTCAGCAGCGGTAAGCCCGTTCAAAAAGCATGAGGGCGAATATATGTCGCAGCTTTTCAAAATGGAGAAGAAGATACGCGCGGGCGCTTCGTTCTTCCTGCTCCAGCTGGGATACGACGTCCGCAAATGGGCGGAACTTCTCACCTACAACCGCATGCGGAATATCACCACCCCGATGATAGCGAATATCTATCTTCTCACCAAGGGAGTGGCGAAGGTGTTCCACGACGAGCGCATTGCCGGATGTAATGTATCGCCGGCACTCCTTCAAGCGGCATCCAAAGCGGCTGAATCGCCGGACAAAGGGAAGGCGTTCTTCCTCGAATTCGCGGCGAAGCAGTGGGCGGTGGCCAAGGGGCTCGGTTTCCGCGGCGTGTACATCGGCGGTACGCATAAGCTCGATGAGGTACGCAAGATCAAGGAAATGGCGGAAAAATTCTCGCCGAATGACTGGAAAGGTTTCTATAAAGAGCTGTCATATCCTCTCCCCGGTGAATTCTATCTCTTCAAAACCGATGATGCCCTCATGCCGAAACAGGAATATGTCGACTCCTACACGCGCTCGAAGAAGGCGATACGACGGTTCTTCCGCGTGATCATCACCGAGCCCATCATCTACCGCATCAGCCGAGTCGTTCACTTCTTCCTTTTCAAGAAGTGGTCGCCGTTCTATCATCTCATGCGCCTCTTTTACCGGATCATCGATAAGAAAACACCGATCGAGAAATTCTTTCACTTCGGGGAACATATCTCAAAAGCAGCGCTCTACGGCTGCCATGACTGCGGCGACTGCTCGCTCACCGAGATAGCGTATCTCTGCCCCGAGGAAAAATGTTCGAAGAATCAGCGCAACGGCCCCTGCGGCGGATCGCGCAAGGGGAAATGCGAGGTCGACGACAAGAAATGCATATGGCTTCGCGCCTATCGCCGGCTTAAGCCGCATAATGAGGAGCGCGAGCCGTATGACGGACCGATCGTCATATGCGACGCGAAATTCCGCAATACCAGCGGGTGGCAGAATTTCTACCTGGGAAGGGATCATAGCAGATAG
- a CDS encoding dihydropteroate synthase has protein sequence MALNGKLNIIAEKINDSVPSTHELFEKGDMQAIIALAKEQADGATFIDVNIGPRDPKLMEELITSIQSLVTVPLSIDTPSFEIAERALKTYDPAKAGGKKPLLNSISLGRLEMFDLLKIQPFKAILMSSERHVNNETVQNCVAADILEAAKQMYAHAKKHGLTNDDMVFDPTIAPIGSDYQGLTKMTIGGIALIGKEAQFKGCHMSVGLSNFTVQIPSKTKSGALVKTPLESAFLTLAVPGGLDYCVGSTKKKYEILTDDHPAMKTLNDVMKLEAFDILTRVQEFYNS, from the coding sequence ATGGCTCTCAACGGAAAACTGAATATCATCGCCGAGAAGATAAACGACTCGGTACCCTCGACGCATGAGCTTTTTGAGAAAGGCGATATGCAGGCGATAATCGCTCTCGCGAAGGAACAGGCCGACGGCGCGACATTCATCGATGTCAATATAGGACCGCGCGACCCCAAGCTCATGGAAGAGCTCATCACGTCGATACAATCCCTCGTGACCGTGCCCCTTTCCATCGACACGCCGTCATTCGAGATAGCCGAGCGTGCGCTCAAAACGTACGATCCGGCGAAAGCGGGCGGAAAGAAACCGCTCCTCAATTCGATAAGTCTCGGACGTCTTGAGATGTTCGATCTCCTGAAGATACAGCCGTTCAAGGCGATACTCATGTCGAGCGAGCGTCATGTGAACAATGAGACGGTACAGAACTGTGTGGCCGCGGACATACTCGAAGCGGCCAAACAGATGTATGCGCATGCGAAAAAGCACGGCCTCACGAACGACGATATGGTGTTCGACCCCACCATCGCCCCCATCGGGAGCGATTATCAGGGGCTTACGAAGATGACGATCGGCGGCATTGCGCTCATCGGCAAGGAAGCGCAATTCAAGGGCTGTCACATGTCGGTGGGCCTTTCCAATTTCACCGTGCAGATCCCGAGCAAGACGAAATCCGGCGCGCTCGTAAAGACGCCGCTCGAAAGCGCCTTCCTCACGCTTGCGGTGCCCGGCGGCCTTGACTACTGCGTCGGCAGCACGAAGAAAAAATATGAGATCCTCACCGACGATCACCCGGCGATGAAGACGCTCAACGACGTGATGAAGCTTGAAGCCTTCGATATACTTACGCGTGTGCAGGAATTCTATAACAGCTAG
- a CDS encoding formate--tetrahydrofolate ligase has protein sequence MPKLDPTKMADWQIADAAAETMKPVTQLADELALEKKELLPYGHHIGKLDYISILKRLANKPDGKFVEITAITPTPLGEGKSTTTMGLVQGLGKRGKKVIGAIRQPSGGPIFNIKGSAAGGGLSQCIPLTEFSLGLTGDIDAITNAHNLCMVALTSRMQHEFNYDDAFLSKKNLKRLDIDPDNIQIKWAIDFCAQAMRDIIIGMGGRMDGFLMRSGFQITVSSELMAILAVARDLKDMRERIGRMVVAYSKKGEAVSADDLEVAGAMTAIMSKAIFPNLMQTIEGQPVLVHAGPFANIAIGQSSILADRIGLKLADYHVTESGFGADIGFEKFWNLKCRMSGLTPNCSVIVATVRALKMHGGGPKVVPGKPLDKAYTEKNIALVDKGVANLIAHIETVKKSGVPPVVCINHFYTDDDGEVAAIRKAAEAAGARVALSKHWEKGGDGALELADAVMDACKEKPNFKFLYDLAEPVEQRIEKIAKEVYGADGVSYTPEAKAKIEKLNADPVVKTLGTCMVKTHLSLSHDPTLKGRPKGFTLPVRDVMMFRGAGFVVPIAGDIKLMPGTASDAAFRRIDVDVESGKVKGLF, from the coding sequence TGAAACCGGTGACACAACTGGCGGACGAACTTGCGCTTGAGAAGAAAGAGCTTCTGCCCTACGGCCATCACATCGGCAAGCTCGATTACATCAGCATACTGAAACGCCTCGCGAACAAGCCCGACGGGAAATTCGTCGAGATAACCGCGATCACACCCACGCCGCTCGGCGAGGGGAAATCGACGACGACGATGGGTCTTGTGCAAGGATTGGGAAAGCGCGGCAAGAAGGTCATCGGCGCTATACGCCAGCCGTCGGGCGGACCGATATTCAATATCAAAGGTTCTGCCGCGGGCGGCGGTCTCTCGCAGTGCATACCGCTCACCGAATTCAGCCTCGGCCTTACCGGCGACATCGATGCGATAACGAACGCGCATAATCTCTGCATGGTGGCGCTCACAAGCCGCATGCAGCACGAATTCAATTACGATGATGCATTCCTGTCAAAAAAGAATTTGAAACGGCTCGACATCGATCCCGATAACATCCAGATCAAATGGGCGATAGACTTCTGCGCTCAGGCCATGCGCGACATCATCATCGGCATGGGCGGACGGATGGACGGCTTTCTCATGCGAAGCGGTTTTCAGATAACCGTGTCCTCCGAACTCATGGCGATACTCGCCGTCGCCCGCGATCTCAAGGACATGCGCGAACGCATCGGCCGCATGGTCGTCGCCTATTCCAAAAAGGGCGAAGCGGTCTCTGCCGACGATCTTGAAGTGGCGGGCGCAATGACGGCCATCATGTCAAAGGCGATATTCCCCAATCTCATGCAGACTATCGAAGGGCAGCCGGTGCTCGTGCACGCAGGACCGTTCGCCAATATCGCCATCGGCCAGTCGTCGATACTCGCCGACCGCATCGGGCTTAAGCTCGCCGATTATCATGTCACCGAAAGCGGTTTCGGCGCGGATATCGGTTTTGAGAAATTCTGGAACCTCAAATGCCGCATGAGCGGGCTTACGCCGAACTGCTCGGTCATCGTTGCCACCGTGCGCGCGCTCAAGATGCACGGCGGCGGTCCGAAGGTGGTGCCGGGGAAGCCGCTCGACAAGGCGTACACGGAAAAGAACATCGCCCTCGTCGATAAAGGCGTCGCGAATCTCATCGCACATATCGAAACGGTGAAGAAAAGCGGCGTCCCCCCTGTCGTATGCATCAATCATTTCTATACCGACGATGACGGCGAGGTCGCGGCGATTCGCAAAGCTGCCGAAGCGGCTGGCGCGCGCGTTGCGCTCTCGAAGCATTGGGAAAAGGGCGGCGACGGCGCGCTTGAACTTGCCGATGCCGTTATGGATGCCTGCAAGGAAAAGCCGAATTTCAAATTCCTCTACGATCTCGCCGAACCGGTGGAGCAGCGCATCGAAAAAATAGCGAAGGAAGTGTATGGCGCCGACGGTGTATCGTACACGCCGGAAGCAAAGGCGAAGATAGAGAAGCTCAATGCTGACCCTGTCGTTAAAACACTCGGCACCTGCATGGTGAAAACGCATCTGTCGCTCTCGCATGACCCCACGCTCAAGGGGCGACCCAAGGGATTCACGCTCCCCGTGCGCGATGTGATGATGTTCCGCGGCGCAGGCTTCGTCGTTCCTATCGCGGGCGACATCAAGCTCATGCCGGGTACGGCCTCCGATGCGGCGTTCCGACGTATTGACGTGGACGTAGAATCGGGTAAAGTGAAGGGACTATTCTAG